One Gammaproteobacteria bacterium DNA segment encodes these proteins:
- a CDS encoding cold shock and DUF1294 domain-containing protein — MRTKGKIASWNDDKAYGFISPLAGGERVFVHIKAFANRTRRPVVGDIVTYGVATDRRGRPCAEGATIAGVRKAVRPKWSSGALPVFMAAGFLLVVGVGVLVSAVPAPLLLIYLGVSAITFAAYALDKRAAAEGSWRTSEGTLHLLALVGGWPGAVVAQSRLRHKTRKQPFRAVFWVTVVMNCGAFGWSLTSEGTEAWRSVAAAVA; from the coding sequence GTGAGAACGAAGGGGAAAATTGCATCGTGGAACGATGACAAGGCGTATGGCTTCATCTCGCCGCTGGCAGGAGGTGAACGTGTATTCGTACACATCAAGGCCTTCGCAAATCGCACCCGCCGCCCGGTGGTCGGGGATATCGTGACCTATGGGGTGGCCACGGATAGGCGGGGCAGACCGTGCGCGGAAGGGGCCACCATCGCGGGTGTGCGGAAAGCGGTAAGGCCCAAATGGTCGTCCGGCGCGCTGCCGGTTTTTATGGCCGCAGGGTTTTTGTTGGTGGTCGGTGTCGGGGTTCTTGTATCGGCAGTTCCCGCGCCCCTGCTGCTGATTTACCTGGGTGTCAGTGCCATTACGTTTGCTGCTTATGCCCTCGATAAAAGGGCGGCTGCAGAAGGGTCCTGGCGTACCAGCGAGGGTACGTTGCACCTTTTGGCCCTCGTTGGGGGGTGGCCTGGCGCGGTGGTGGCGCAGAGTCGGTTACGGCACAAAACGAGAAAGCAACCATTCCGAGCGGTTTTCTGGGTGACGGTGGTCATGAACTGTGGTGCCTTTGGCTGGTCGCTGACTTCGGAGGGTACTGAAGCATGGCGCTCGGTTGCGGCTGCGGTGGCGTGA
- a CDS encoding DUF3833 domain-containing protein: protein MKRLFIAALLVAATTGCTTMKPETFAQGTPAFDVFEYFIGTTRAWGVFEDRFGTIRRQFTVDIHGEVRDGELVLEESFQFADGETDHRTWTIRRDGEGGYRGTAGDIIGEAVGRAAGNALNWRYDMDLEMGDNTLRVTFDDWMLLQADGVLINRAWVKKFGIEIGSVSIFFKQQDTGPEA from the coding sequence ATGAAACGCCTGTTCATCGCGGCCCTGTTGGTCGCCGCCACCACGGGATGCACCACCATGAAGCCCGAGACCTTCGCCCAGGGCACCCCCGCCTTCGATGTATTCGAGTACTTTATCGGCACCACCCGCGCCTGGGGTGTCTTCGAGGACCGCTTCGGCACCATCCGCCGCCAGTTCACCGTGGACATCCACGGCGAGGTAAGGGACGGTGAACTGGTGCTGGAGGAGAGCTTCCAGTTCGCCGACGGCGAGACCGACCATCGCACCTGGACCATCCGTCGCGACGGCGAAGGCGGCTACCGGGGAACCGCCGGCGACATCATCGGCGAGGCCGTGGGCCGCGCCGCCGGCAACGCCCTCAACTGGCGCTACGACATGGACCTCGAGATGGGCGACAACACTCTGCGGGTGACCTTCGACGACTGGATGCTGCTGCAAGCCGACGGCGTGCTCATCAATCGCGCCTGGGTGAAGAAATTCGGCATCGAGATAGGTTCCGTGTCCATATTCTTCAAGCAGCAGGACACCGGGCCGGAGGCCTGA